From the genome of Spirosomataceae bacterium TFI 002, one region includes:
- a CDS encoding GxxExxY protein, with translation MYDSDDFEKLDLRTENIAREIVDSAIRVHKQMGPGLLESIYETCMTHELKSKGFVVERQKQISLKYGNIVLEEYLRLDMLIEGKIIIEIKSAEKSHAVWKAQLLSYLKLTDNRLGFLLNFNVPLMKHGIRRFIK, from the coding sequence ATGTATGATTCCGATGATTTCGAAAAACTAGACCTTAGAACTGAAAATATTGCCAGAGAAATAGTAGACTCCGCAATAAGAGTACATAAGCAAATGGGTCCAGGTCTTTTAGAAAGTATTTATGAAACTTGCATGACTCATGAATTAAAATCAAAAGGTTTTGTGGTAGAAAGACAAAAACAAATTTCTCTTAAATACGGCAATATTGTGTTAGAAGAATACTTAAGACTTGATATGCTGATTGAAGGTAAAATAATTATTGAGATTAAATCCGCAGAGAAAAGCCACGCTGTATGGAAAGCACAACTGCTTAGTTATTTGAAACTCACCGATAATAGGCTGGGATTTCTCTTAAACTTCAATGTGCCTCTAATGAAGCATGGAATAAGAAGATTTATTAAATAA
- a CDS encoding single-strand binding protein, translating to MNSVKLIGNVGNGVQIKETPNSKLATFSLATNETYTNKLNEEVRNTTWHNVVAWGKLADECEGLIVKGKFVNIEGKLNTRSYKNKNDQTVYVTEVVAFKVNEVQASKPKERMFIL from the coding sequence ATGAATTCAGTTAAATTAATAGGAAACGTAGGAAATGGAGTGCAAATAAAAGAAACTCCAAATAGCAAATTGGCAACATTTAGCCTTGCAACAAATGAAACTTATACCAACAAATTAAACGAAGAAGTGCGTAACACCACATGGCACAATGTAGTCGCTTGGGGAAAACTTGCCGATGAGTGTGAAGGCCTTATTGTAAAAGGGAAATTTGTAAACATAGAGGGTAAATTAAATACTCGCAGCTACAAAAATAAGAATGATCAAACTGTCTATGTTACAGAAGTTGTAGCATTCAAAGTAAATGAAGTTCAGGCGAGCAAGCCAAAAGAAAGAATGTTTATACTTTAA
- a CDS encoding Xaa-Pro aminopeptidase — translation MRLFPAETYKKRREQLLSQLNGGVYLIMGNNESPMNCKDNTYRFRQDSNFLYFFGLNIPNVAATLDASTGNVTLYGNDFSVVDVIWMGQQATMKELGAQVGVENTKPFSALATDLKNDVNYLPPYRHDRVIFLADILKKSTTEISSEFSVPLIEAVVKLRSVKDDLEIAEMTEAVNISRELHINAMQIVASGKKEYEIVAEIYATAKRSNCYLAYPAICTVNGQTLHNHYHGNTLQESDLFLNDSGAENDMCYSGDITRTIPVSKRFSNQQKDIYNLVLKMEEDCIADLKPGLLNRDSHLAANRIMLNGLKEQGLVKGDVDTMVELGVGGLFMPHGLGHMIGLDVHDMEDLGEKYVGYREGLERSTQLGLKSLRLAKELEEGFVITVEPGIYFIPELIKKWRAEKMFTDFINYEKLENYYDFGGIRIEDDVLITAEGSQVLGKRIPKTTEEIEGLHC, via the coding sequence ATGAGATTATTTCCAGCAGAGACCTACAAGAAAAGAAGAGAGCAGCTATTATCACAATTGAATGGAGGAGTTTACCTTATAATGGGTAACAATGAATCTCCAATGAACTGTAAAGACAACACCTACAGGTTCAGACAAGACAGTAACTTCTTGTACTTTTTTGGATTGAATATACCCAATGTAGCAGCAACACTCGATGCATCTACTGGAAATGTAACATTATACGGAAACGATTTTTCTGTGGTAGATGTGATTTGGATGGGGCAGCAAGCTACCATGAAAGAACTTGGTGCACAGGTAGGAGTTGAAAACACCAAGCCCTTCTCCGCATTGGCAACTGACTTGAAAAATGATGTAAACTACCTTCCGCCTTATCGACATGATAGAGTGATTTTCCTAGCAGATATTTTGAAAAAATCTACTACCGAAATAAGTTCTGAATTTTCTGTTCCACTTATTGAAGCAGTAGTAAAATTACGCTCTGTAAAAGATGATTTGGAAATTGCTGAAATGACAGAAGCTGTGAATATTTCACGAGAACTGCATATCAATGCCATGCAAATCGTAGCATCAGGCAAAAAAGAATACGAAATAGTTGCTGAAATCTATGCGACAGCCAAGCGATCCAATTGCTACTTGGCTTATCCAGCTATTTGTACCGTCAATGGTCAAACTTTACACAATCATTATCATGGCAATACACTTCAAGAAAGTGATTTGTTCCTAAATGACTCTGGAGCAGAAAATGACATGTGCTATTCTGGAGATATTACTAGAACCATTCCTGTTTCTAAAAGATTTTCGAACCAGCAAAAAGACATTTATAATTTAGTATTAAAGATGGAAGAGGACTGCATTGCAGATCTCAAACCTGGCTTACTGAATCGTGATAGTCACCTCGCTGCCAATAGAATCATGCTAAATGGTCTAAAAGAACAAGGACTTGTAAAAGGTGATGTGGATACAATGGTGGAACTTGGTGTAGGTGGATTATTCATGCCACACGGCCTTGGTCACATGATTGGCTTGGATGTACATGACATGGAAGACCTAGGAGAAAAATACGTTGGTTATAGAGAAGGTTTAGAGCGTAGTACACAGTTAGGTTTAAAATCACTTAGACTAGCAAAAGAACTAGAAGAAGGTTTTGTAATTACTGTAGAACCAGGCATTTACTTCATCCCAGAATTGATTAAAAAGTGGCGTGCAGAAAAGATGTTCACTGACTTTATCAACTACGAAAAACTAGAAAACTATTACGACTTTGGTGGAATACGTATTGAAGACGATGTACTCATAACCGCCGAAGGTTCGCAGGTTTTAGGAAAAAGAATTCCAAAAACAACCGAAGAGATAGAAGGACTACACTGTTAA
- a CDS encoding antitoxin YefM — MLTASISDFRKNIKHYLNSVTKNFETLIINRGKDNGVVIMSLDEYNSLTATQHELSSRHNEQRLDNSIAKIRKGELTEQGLIEE, encoded by the coding sequence ATGTTGACTGCTTCCATTTCAGATTTCAGGAAAAACATCAAACACTATCTCAATAGTGTTACTAAAAACTTTGAGACACTTATCATAAACAGAGGAAAAGACAACGGAGTTGTAATAATGTCATTAGATGAGTATAATTCACTCACAGCAACTCAACATGAATTATCTTCAAGACACAATGAACAAAGGTTGGATAATTCTATTGCTAAGATTCGAAAAGGTGAATTAACTGAACAAGGCCTTATTGAAGAATGA
- a CDS encoding toxin YoeB yields MILLFTDESWEDYLYWQKTDKKMLKRINELIKDIKRHPFEGIGKPEALKYKYQGFWSRRINQEHRVIYKIKGEQLIIAKCRFHYD; encoded by the coding sequence ATGATTTTACTTTTCACCGATGAGTCATGGGAAGACTATCTTTATTGGCAAAAGACAGATAAAAAAATGCTCAAAAGAATAAATGAGCTAATAAAAGATATTAAAAGGCACCCTTTTGAAGGTATCGGTAAGCCAGAAGCTCTTAAATATAAATATCAAGGGTTTTGGTCTAGAAGAATTAACCAAGAGCACAGAGTTATTTACAAAATAAAAGGCGAGCAACTTATTATTGCTAAGTGTAGGTTTCATTATGACTAG
- a CDS encoding 16S rRNA (cytidine1402-2'-O)-methyltransferase, whose product MQNLYLIPTLLAPDTHDQVLPPEVVNKVAELNTFFVENIKSARRFISSLKIGKVIDDITFYDLTKDSNYDDILTLMSQLSEDIGVLSEAGCPGVADPGAMAVDCAHQLGMKVHPIVGPSSILLALMGSGFNGQSFAFNGYLPIDKKERAKRIRELEKLSFQHDQTQLFMETPYRNNQMLESIIQSCNPNTKLSVAVDITAPTQVIKTQTVARWKQEKSLDLHKRPAIFSFGR is encoded by the coding sequence ATGCAAAACCTCTATCTCATCCCTACTTTACTCGCTCCTGATACTCACGATCAAGTATTACCTCCAGAAGTAGTAAATAAAGTTGCCGAATTAAACACCTTCTTCGTTGAGAATATCAAGTCGGCGAGAAGGTTTATTTCTAGTCTTAAAATAGGGAAAGTAATCGATGACATCACATTTTATGACCTTACAAAAGATAGTAACTATGACGACATCCTTACGCTTATGAGTCAGTTGAGCGAAGATATAGGAGTGCTTTCAGAAGCTGGTTGCCCAGGAGTTGCAGACCCAGGAGCCATGGCTGTGGACTGTGCACACCAACTAGGAATGAAAGTACATCCAATTGTAGGCCCAAGCTCTATCTTATTGGCTTTAATGGGATCTGGTTTCAATGGTCAGTCTTTTGCTTTTAATGGATACCTTCCCATAGATAAAAAGGAAAGAGCCAAAAGAATAAGAGAACTAGAGAAATTGTCTTTCCAGCATGACCAGACTCAGCTTTTTATGGAAACGCCTTACCGCAATAATCAAATGTTGGAATCCATTATTCAAAGCTGTAATCCAAACACTAAACTTTCTGTTGCTGTCGATATTACTGCTCCAACTCAGGTGATTAAAACCCAAACCGTAGCTCGCTGGAAACAAGAAAAATCACTTGACCTTCATAAGCGTCCTGCTATTTTTAGCTTTGGTAGATGA
- a CDS encoding thymidine kinase encodes MFIEPKSRGISGQKSGWVELVCGSMFSGKTEELIRRLNRAKIAKLKVEIFKPAIDVRYDLENIVSHDQNAIRSTPVSAAEEILLLSGDCDVVGIDEAQFLDNGIVEVVNKLANNGKRVIVAGLDMDSKGRPFGSMPALMSIAEYVTKVHAICVKCGEVANYSFRTVPDESQVLLGEKESYEARCRKCFFEG; translated from the coding sequence ATGTTTATAGAACCAAAAAGTCGAGGTATTTCAGGACAAAAATCTGGTTGGGTGGAACTTGTGTGCGGTTCTATGTTTTCGGGAAAAACTGAAGAATTGATCCGTAGATTGAATAGAGCAAAGATTGCGAAGCTTAAAGTAGAGATATTTAAACCCGCCATTGATGTACGATATGACTTAGAAAATATAGTTTCTCATGATCAAAATGCAATTAGGAGTACACCTGTGAGTGCGGCTGAGGAAATTTTGTTGCTTTCGGGCGATTGTGATGTTGTGGGCATTGATGAAGCCCAGTTTTTGGATAATGGAATAGTGGAGGTCGTAAATAAACTTGCAAATAATGGCAAGCGAGTAATTGTAGCTGGCCTAGATATGGATAGTAAAGGAAGACCATTTGGCTCTATGCCTGCCTTGATGTCCATTGCTGAATACGTCACCAAAGTACATGCGATCTGTGTGAAATGTGGAGAAGTTGCTAATTACTCTTTTAGAACAGTTCCAGACGAAAGCCAAGTCCTTTTGGGAGAAAAAGAAAGTTACGAAGCTAGGTGTAGAAAGTGTTTTTTTGAAGGTTGA
- a CDS encoding Helix-hairpin-helix motif-containing protein, which translates to MGKNKIILILLFFSSVFAKAQEVPRPEIELDEFIQKLAATQQDDVNYEDLYESLLQFYLNPLDINKASAAELRNLNILSEIQVNNLLSHIQNSGRLVSLYELQGIEGFDSNTIQNLVPFIIVGDNIQSEDVTGVFKRATDHFFVLRMEQTLEQAKGYRDDKYLGSPQKLYARYRLQHPKDFSFGVIVEKDAGEPNFADYVTAHFQLQNKGFFKNMIVGDYQLQFGQGLICSGGYAAGKGGEPIYTTRRSDLGIRPHNSVLEGGFFRGTAVTIAKNNFEMTPFVSFAGRDASSNTDLSDDEDQIFSSLLIAGLHRTESEIAKKKILKEFNVGLNGKWKFPNGHIGITALSTNYNANITRTSRPYTAFEFSGEQNLVVGPNFSYSWQNFNFFGEAARSSSGGFGATGGFVAALSPSVEWAMNFRNYDKDFHSFYANSFGEGSRTINEKGVYTGIKYSPSRKITFAAFYDKFSFPWARYLVDAPSQGYDYLLRFTYKPSKKAIFYAQIHNEQKQRNAPNNDTPSDYLVNSLRSNVLANIDVQVLKKWKSQTRLQRNTFTYEGQSTSQGFAIIQDIEGSIGRLQLKSRFAYFDTDDYNSRVYAYENDILYAVSFPAYFGRGTRVYLVARYGITRNIDMWFRVARTSLTDRETISSGNNEIDAPHRTDVKMQLRYKF; encoded by the coding sequence ATGGGCAAAAATAAAATCATTCTCATTTTACTTTTCTTTTCATCTGTCTTTGCCAAAGCACAAGAAGTACCTCGTCCAGAAATTGAGCTCGACGAGTTTATTCAAAAACTGGCGGCAACTCAGCAAGACGACGTTAACTATGAAGATTTGTATGAGTCATTGTTGCAGTTTTACTTAAATCCACTGGACATAAATAAAGCAAGTGCTGCTGAGCTTAGAAACTTAAATATTTTGTCTGAGATCCAAGTAAACAACCTTCTCTCACACATTCAAAATAGCGGGCGGTTAGTTAGCTTGTACGAATTACAAGGGATAGAAGGGTTTGACAGCAACACAATTCAAAATCTTGTTCCTTTTATCATCGTAGGAGATAATATTCAATCTGAAGATGTAACGGGTGTCTTCAAAAGAGCCACCGACCACTTTTTTGTCTTGAGAATGGAGCAAACACTGGAACAAGCGAAAGGCTATAGAGATGATAAATACCTTGGTAGTCCTCAAAAGTTATATGCCCGTTATCGATTACAACATCCCAAAGATTTTAGTTTTGGAGTTATTGTAGAAAAAGATGCCGGCGAGCCCAATTTTGCTGACTATGTCACTGCTCATTTTCAGCTTCAAAACAAAGGATTTTTCAAAAACATGATTGTTGGTGACTATCAATTACAGTTTGGACAAGGACTAATCTGTAGTGGTGGATATGCCGCTGGCAAAGGCGGTGAGCCCATTTATACTACTAGGCGAAGCGACTTGGGAATACGTCCACACAACTCGGTACTGGAGGGTGGTTTCTTTCGTGGAACGGCGGTTACGATTGCAAAAAACAATTTCGAAATGACTCCATTTGTATCTTTTGCTGGCAGAGATGCAAGTAGCAACACAGACCTTAGTGATGATGAAGATCAAATTTTCAGCTCCTTACTTATTGCTGGATTACACAGAACTGAGTCAGAAATTGCGAAGAAAAAAATACTAAAAGAATTCAACGTTGGCCTTAACGGAAAATGGAAGTTCCCGAATGGTCATATTGGAATTACTGCATTAAGTACAAATTACAATGCGAATATTACTCGCACCAGTAGGCCATATACTGCGTTTGAATTTAGCGGTGAACAAAACTTGGTAGTAGGCCCTAATTTCTCATACAGTTGGCAAAACTTCAACTTCTTTGGCGAAGCAGCACGATCTAGTAGTGGGGGTTTCGGTGCTACGGGTGGTTTTGTAGCTGCTCTTTCTCCCAGTGTAGAATGGGCAATGAATTTTCGTAATTACGACAAAGACTTTCATTCCTTTTATGCCAATTCATTTGGCGAAGGAAGCCGAACTATCAATGAAAAAGGGGTTTACACTGGTATAAAGTATTCTCCATCTCGTAAAATTACCTTTGCAGCATTTTATGATAAATTTTCTTTTCCGTGGGCGAGGTATTTGGTTGATGCACCTTCACAGGGGTACGACTATTTGCTTAGGTTCACCTATAAACCATCAAAAAAAGCAATATTCTACGCTCAAATTCATAACGAGCAAAAACAAAGAAACGCTCCAAACAATGATACTCCAAGTGATTATTTAGTAAACAGCTTAAGGTCAAATGTACTTGCAAATATAGATGTACAAGTGCTCAAAAAATGGAAGTCTCAAACAAGATTACAACGTAACACTTTTACCTACGAGGGACAGTCCACTTCGCAAGGATTTGCAATCATTCAAGATATTGAAGGAAGTATTGGGCGTCTTCAGCTAAAATCGAGATTTGCCTACTTTGATACCGATGATTACAATTCTAGGGTATATGCCTATGAAAACGACATACTCTATGCTGTTTCTTTTCCTGCGTACTTTGGAAGGGGTACTCGCGTTTACCTCGTCGCTCGTTATGGCATTACTCGCAATATAGACATGTGGTTTAGAGTAGCTAGAACGTCACTTACAGATAGAGAAACTATTAGTAGCGGCAACAATGAAATAGATGCTCCACATCGCACCGATGTTAAAATGCAACTGAGATATAAATTCTAA
- a CDS encoding Galactose mutarotase encodes MFCLENESLKIWIKPKGAELKSITKKNTSQEYVWNADPLFWGKSSPILFPIVGALKNNEYHYNGKTYELGRHGFARDRQFVLESKAENKLCFLLKSDEESLKVYPFDFELRIIYTIEERNELVVSYEVKNVGSKQMYFSIGAHPAFQVPLDEELSYSDYNLVFSEVENAERWHLNAAGLLTGQTELMDATLKTLPLHKDLFEKDALVFKGLKSETIELNSKNSRRGLKFKFKDFPYFGIWSVPKANFVCLEPWCGIADSADHNQNLTEKEGIISLAAGKVFTRGWSVQVF; translated from the coding sequence ATGTTTTGCTTAGAAAACGAAAGCTTAAAGATTTGGATAAAGCCGAAAGGGGCTGAATTAAAGAGTATAACCAAGAAAAATACCTCTCAAGAGTATGTTTGGAACGCAGATCCACTCTTTTGGGGAAAGTCTTCTCCAATACTTTTTCCAATAGTAGGAGCTCTCAAAAACAACGAATATCACTACAACGGTAAAACCTATGAACTCGGGAGACATGGTTTTGCGAGAGATAGACAGTTTGTTTTAGAATCAAAAGCAGAGAATAAACTTTGCTTTTTGCTCAAAAGTGATGAAGAAAGTTTGAAAGTTTATCCCTTCGACTTTGAACTAAGAATCATCTACACGATTGAAGAGAGGAATGAACTTGTAGTAAGCTATGAGGTCAAAAATGTTGGCTCAAAGCAGATGTACTTTTCTATTGGAGCTCATCCAGCTTTTCAAGTTCCGCTGGACGAAGAGCTTTCTTATAGCGATTACAACTTAGTGTTTTCAGAAGTTGAAAATGCGGAAAGGTGGCATTTGAATGCTGCTGGACTTCTTACAGGCCAAACAGAACTCATGGATGCTACATTAAAGACATTACCTTTACATAAAGACTTATTCGAAAAAGATGCTTTAGTTTTCAAAGGATTAAAGTCTGAAACAATAGAATTGAACTCCAAAAACTCTAGACGAGGCCTAAAGTTTAAATTTAAAGACTTTCCATATTTCGGCATTTGGTCAGTTCCCAAGGCAAACTTTGTTTGTTTGGAACCTTGGTGTGGGATTGCAGATAGTGCAGATCACAATCAAAACCTCACAGAAAAAGAAGGTATTATATCGCTTGCTGCGGGCAAGGTATTTACTCGCGGTTGGTCAGTTCAGGTTTTTTAG
- a CDS encoding NTP pyrophosphatase, house-cleaning of non-canonical NTPs, which produces MTIEEAQKTVDDWIKTYGVRYFSELTNMAMLSEEVGEVARIIARRYGEQSEKESDKQKDLGDEMADVLFVLICLANQTGVDLTQALQKNLNKKTKRDADRHINNKKLHD; this is translated from the coding sequence ATGACCATAGAAGAAGCACAAAAAACAGTTGACGATTGGATTAAAACCTACGGAGTTCGTTATTTTAGCGAGCTTACAAATATGGCAATGCTTAGCGAAGAGGTTGGAGAGGTTGCTCGCATCATTGCACGTAGATATGGAGAGCAATCGGAAAAGGAAAGTGATAAGCAAAAAGACCTCGGCGATGAGATGGCAGATGTGCTTTTTGTATTAATTTGCCTTGCCAATCAAACAGGAGTTGACCTCACTCAGGCTCTCCAGAAAAATCTGAATAAAAAAACCAAAAGGGACGCCGATAGGCACATTAACAATAAAAAATTACATGATTAG